TCGCCGCGCTGCGGCGCGGGGTCCGGGAGGCTCGCCGCGATGGCAGGACGCTCGTGGCGGTGGTGGCGTGGGAGCCGCCGGAGGGCGAGACCCTCCACGCCAGATGGCCCGACCGCGCCTGGACCGGGATGTGGGAGGACCAGGCCCGGCTGCGGCTGTACCGCGCCTTCGACGAGGCCCTCGGCGGGCTCCCGGCGGATCTTCCTGTCACCTGTCTGGTCATCAGGAACTCCCCCGGCCCGGCCCTGTGCGCCGTCGCGTGCCGCTCCGACGACCTCCTGCTCGTCGGAGCGGCGCGCCCCAACGGCATTCGGGCACGGATCCACCGCGCCCCGGTGCGCCGGTACGTCCTGGCCACGGCGGGCTGCGCCGTGCTGACCGTGCCCGGGCCACGCCTGCTGCCGGGTGAGGCCCGGGCACTGCGTCGGGTCCCGTCCGCGGGCTTCGCGCCGGACACGGCCGGCCGCCACGAAACGGCGCCATGAGCGGGCCGGTTCGGCATGTCCGGCCGCGGGCGGACCAGGCCCACGGTGTCCGTTGGCCGTGTCCCTGGGCCGCCGCCGTACGGCGGTGTCAGGTCGCCAGGCCGTGGCGGTAGGCGTAGACGACGGCCTGGACGCGGTCGCGGAGCTGGAGTTTGCCGAGGATGCGGGAGACGAAGGTCTTGACGGTCTCCTGGCTGATGACGAGGACCGCGGCGATCTCGCTGTTGGAGAGGCCGTCCGCGATGAGGCGGAGGACTTCCAGCTCCCGGGGGGTGAGCGGAATGTCGCGGGAGGCGTTCTCCATGGGGCGGATACGGGCGGCATAGCGGCCGACGAGCCGGCGTGTCACGTCGGGGTCCAGCAGGGCCGCGCCGGTGGCCACGGTCCGGATGCCGTGGAGCAGCCGGTCCGGGGGCGCGTCCTTGAGGAGGAAGCCGCTCGCGCCGGCGCGCAGTGCCTCGTAGACGTATTCGTCCAGGTTGAACGTGGTCACCACGAGGACCTTCACGGGGTGGGGCACTCCGGCGCCGGCCAGCAGACGGGTGGCCTCCAGGCCGTCGAGGACCGGCATGCGGATGTCCATCAGGACGACGTCCGGCCGTACCTTGCGGGCGAGTTCGACTCCGGTTCGCCCGTCTCCGCACTCGCCCGCCACCTCCATGTCGGGCTGGGCGTCGATGATGGTGACCAGGCCGGTGCGGATCAGCATCTGGTCGTCGCAGACCAGGACCCGGATCGGTGCGCTCACGAGGTGCCGCCGGCGGGGATGCGTGCCCGTACGGTGAAGCCGCCGTCCGTGCTGCTGCCGGCATGGAAGTCGCCGCCCAGGACGTCGACGCGTTCGCGCAGACCGGCCAGGCCCCGTCCGCCGCCGACGGCCGCCGCGCTGGTCGAACCGGCTCCGTCCGTGCTGACCTCCACGCTGATCTCCCTGTCGCTGTGCCGCACCTGTACGGAAGTCCGGCT
This Streptomyces misionensis DNA region includes the following protein-coding sequences:
- a CDS encoding universal stress protein, translating into MTAGTGRVVVGVSGSLASLAALRRGVREARRDGRTLVAVVAWEPPEGETLHARWPDRAWTGMWEDQARLRLYRAFDEALGGLPADLPVTCLVIRNSPGPALCAVACRSDDLLLVGAARPNGIRARIHRAPVRRYVLATAGCAVLTVPGPRLLPGEARALRRVPSAGFAPDTAGRHETAP
- a CDS encoding response regulator codes for the protein MSAPIRVLVCDDQMLIRTGLVTIIDAQPDMEVAGECGDGRTGVELARKVRPDVVLMDIRMPVLDGLEATRLLAGAGVPHPVKVLVVTTFNLDEYVYEALRAGASGFLLKDAPPDRLLHGIRTVATGAALLDPDVTRRLVGRYAARIRPMENASRDIPLTPRELEVLRLIADGLSNSEIAAVLVISQETVKTFVSRILGKLQLRDRVQAVVYAYRHGLAT